The sequence GGCCCGGCCGCGCCTCGCGCAGCAGGACCTTGCCGACGATCTCGCGGCGGGTGGCGCCCATCGCGTCCGCCGCGGCGACGACGCCCGGGTCGACCTCGCGCAGCGCGATCTCGACGAGCCGCGCGTAGAACGGAATGGCGCCCACGGTCAGCGGGACGATCGCGGCGGCGTTGCCGATGCTGGTGCCGACGACCGCCCGGGTGAACGGGATGATCGCCACCATCAGGATCAGGAACGGCAGCGACCGGCCGATGTTGACCACGACGCCGAGCACGCCGTTGACCGGCGGCGCTGGCAGCAGCCCGCCCCGCTCGGTGATCACCAGCAGCACCCCGGCCAGGAGCCCGAGGACGGCGGTGAACAGCGTCGCGACGCCGGTCATGTAGAGGGTCTCGCGGGTGGCGGGCCACAGCAGCGGCATGACCTCGTCCCAGCTCATCGGGGGTCCTCCTGTACGGGGTTTCCGACCTGCACGGGGTTTCCGACCACGGGGTTTCCGACCTGCACGGCCAGGCCGGACTCGCGCAGGAACGCCAGCTGCGCGGCGTTGTCCGCCGGGTCGCCGGGCAGTTCGAGCTGGAGCCGGCCGACGCGCTCGCCGCCGACCGTCTCCACGGCGCCGCCGAGGATGTTGACGTCCAGCGCGTACTTGCGGGCCAGGGCCGACACGAACGGCTCGTCGGTCGCGCCGCCGGTGAAGGTGACCTCGACCAGCGTCGTGCCGTCGCGGGGCTCGGCGGGCGGCAGCGGGAACAGGCCGCGCGCCAGCTCCGAGCCCGGGCGGGCGAGCAGCGCGGGCACCGGCCCCGACTCGGTGAACCGGCCCTCCCGCATGACCGCGGCCGAGTCGCAGATGCGCTTCACCACGTCCATCTCGTGGGTGATGAGCAGGATCGTGAGGCCGAGCCGGCGGTTGAGGTCGCGCAGCAGCTCCAGGATCGAGGCGGTCGTCTCGGGGTCGAGCGCCGACGTCGCCTCGTCCGACAGCAGCACCTTCGGCCGTCCCGCGAGCGCCCGGGCGATGCCGACGCGCTGCTTCTGGCCGCCGGAGATCTTCGCCGGGTGGGCCTTCGCGTGCTCGGTGAGCCCGACGAGGTCCAGCAGCTCGGCGACGCGCCCGGCCCGCTCGGCGCGCGGGACGCCCATGACCTCCAGCGGGAACGCGACGTTCCCGGCGACGGTCCTGCTGCCGAGCAGGCCGAAATGCTGGTGGATCATGCCGATGCCCTGGCGCGCCCGGCGCAGCTCCCCGCCGCGCAGCGCGAGCAGGTCCCGGCCGCCGACCACGACGCGGCCCTCGTCCGGGCGCTCCAGCAGGTTGACGCAGCGCAGCAGGGTGCTCTTGCCGGCGCCGCTGCGGCCTAGCACGCCGAAGACCTCGCCCTCGGCGACGGTCAGGTCGACGCCGTCGACGGCGGTCACCTCGCGGCCGCGGCCGCGGTAGACCTTACGAAGTTTTTCGATCTGAATCACAGGGAATCACCCATGCGGACGGGGGCCGCCGGAGCGCGGCGGCGTTCAGGACGGGTCGGCGATCAGGATCTGCCGGGTGTCGGAGGATGCGCCGAGGCGGCGCCCCGCGCTCAGGAAAGACCGGGCGGGTACGGTGCGTGGCTCAGCAGGTGGCGTTCGAAACACATGCGCGACTCAGGGGGTCGGAGTTCGCTCGCTTCGGGGCGCGAGTCTCAGGCGGGGGCCCTCAGTGGTCACACATTCGCCGGCAACACGTACGCCGCATGGCCCGCCGCATCGGCGGGCGGTGCTCATGGCACGGGCGTACGGAAGGCATATCAGCAGTTAACCGGCCACACACCGATGACGCAAATCCACCCGGTGTGATGCTCATCGCTCCGGATCGCGGCGTTCGCCCTAGCCGTCGCGGTAGTCGATGTAGGTCCCGCCCGAGCCGCTGCGGACGGAGATCCGGCGAGGCGAGCGGTCGTCGTAGACGGCCGGGTTGAGGTGGGCGTTGCCCGCGCCGGTCCACCCGGCGACCCGGTAACGCGAGCCCGGCGGGACGATGATCTTCACGGTGCCGGACCCCGCGGAGGCGTCCACCGCGCCCGGGGGCTCGGCGTAGCGGAGGTCGAGGGTGCCCGACGACACGTCCGCCTGCGTCTTCGGCGCGGCGAGGGCGCGGCCGGTGATCGTGCCGGACCTCGCCAGCAGCCGCAGCCGACCGCGCGCGCCGGTGACGTCGATCTCCCCGGACCCGGTCCGCAGGTCGAGGTCGCCGGTCACCCCGCGCACGTCGATCCGCCCGGAGCCGGAGACCGCCGACACGCGCGCCCCGGCCGGGACCTGGACGTCGATGTCCGCCCCGCATTCGGCGCCCGGCCAGTCCGGCCCCGAGCAGCGGAAGGTGACGAACAGGACGTCGTCCACCAGCGACTCGGTGAACTCGGGCCTGTTCGGCCCCCAGCGGAGATCCTTGTAGACGCGCGCCTCGCCGTCCGATCCCGGCCCGATCGAGACCTCGGCGCCGCTCACGTCCAGCCGCACCTCCCGGATCGTGTGCCGGTAGGGGGTCATGGACGTCGAGGTCCGCTGGACGACCCGGCCGAACGCCAGCAGGCCGGCGGGCGCGACCACGGCCAGCGCGGTCGCGAGCGCCAGCACGATCCAGACGGCGCGGCGCCTCGGCCGGTCCGGTGCGGCCGGGGCCGTCACCCCTCGCCGCCCAGGAAGCGCAGCACGGCGAGGACGCGGCGGTGGTCGCCCTCGGCGTGCGGGAGGTCGAGCTTGGCGAAGATGCCGTTGATGTGCTTGGCGACCGCGCTCTCGCTCACCACCAGCGCCGCGGCGATGCCCGCGTTGGAGCGCCCCTCGGCCATGAGGGCGAGCACCTCCCTCTCGCGCGGGGTGAGCCGGTCGAGCGGGTCGCGGTGCCGGCGCAGCAGCAGCTGCGAGACGACCTCGGGGTCCAGCGCGGTGCCGCCGGAGGCGACCCGGCGCAGCGCGTCCAGGAACACCGACACGTCCGCGACGCGGTCCTTGAGCAGGTAGCCGACCCCGCTGGTGCTGGTCGACAGCAGGTCGGCCGCGTACCGCTCCTCGACGTACTGCGACAGCAGCAGCACGGCGGTCTCGGGCGTCTCGCGCCGCATCACCAGAGCCGCGCGCACGCCCTCGTCGGTGAAACCGGGCGGCATCCGGACGTCCACGATCGCCGCGTCGGGCCGGTGCTCGCGCACGGCGGCGAGCAGTCCCTCGGCCTCGCCGACGGCCGCGGCGACCTCGAACCCGGAAGTCTCCAGGAGCTTGATCAGCCCGGCCCGCAGCAGGACCGAGTCCTCGGCGATCACAATGCGCACGGCAACTCCACGGTGACGGTCGTCGGGCCCCCCGCGGGGCTGGTGATCCGGAAGGTGCCGTCCACGGACCGGACGCGGCGGGCGAGCCCGGTCAGGCCGGTCCCGGCGGCCGGGTCGGCGCCGCCCGCGCCGTCGTCGCGGACGGTCACCAGCAGCGCGTCGCCGCGGCGGGCCACGCGGACGTCCACCTCGTTCGCTCGCGCGTGCTTGACGACGTTGGTGAGGGCCTCGGAGACGACGAAGTAGGCGACCGCCTCGACGGTGGAGGAGGCGCGCGGCTCGATGTCGACGCGGAGCCGGACGGGCAGCGGCACCCGCGCGGCGACGCCGGACAGGGCGGCGTCCAGGCCGCGGTCCTCCAGCACGGCCGGGTGCAGGCCGCGGATCAGGCCGCGCAGCTCGGTCAGCGCCGCCTTCGCCTCCTCGTGCGCCTCCACGATCACGCGCATGGCCTCGTCCGGGACGCCGGTGAGCGTCTCGCGCGCCAGGCCGAGGTTGAGCGCGAGGGAGACGAGCCGCTGCTGGGCGCCGTCGTGCAGGTCCCGTTCGATGCGGCGGCGCTCGATGTCGGCGGCGTCCACCACGCTGGCGCGCTTCTCTGCCAGGTCCTCGACGCGCCGCTGCAGTTCCTTCGCGCGGTCGGGGCCGAGCAGCGCGGCGGCGGCGCGGGCGTCCAGGAGCCGGACGCCCGCCGCCGCCCACGGCGCCGCCGCCAGGAGCAGCACCCCGACCGCGGTGAGGACGGCGAACCGCTGCGGATGGTCGACCAACCGGTCGGTGGAGTGCACCGCCCACGCGTAGGTCGCGGACGTGGCGAGGGCGAGCCCGGCCGCCCACGCCGCGATCACGACCAGCCCGCCGAGGGCGAGGAACGGCCCGGCCAGCAGGTGGTACTGGACCACCCGCCACAGCTCGGGCGAGCGCAGGTCGCGCAGCGCGTCCCAGGCGCGCCCGTCGTCGAAGCCGGGCATCCGCGGGATGTCGAGACCGAGCATCGCCCAGCACCGCTCCCGCTGCCATGACGTCAGCGGGCGCAGCGCGAGCAGCAGCAGAAGCACCGACGCGCCGGTGAGCAGGAGGATCGGCGTCACCCGCATCGGCGTCCAGACCGTCCAGAGGGAGCCGAGGATCAGCCACCCGGCGAGCTGCAGCGGCACCCCGGAGGCGACGAACACCGTGTCGCGCCATGCCGCGGCCGACCACGGAGCGTGCACGCGGACGCGCCGGGCCGCGGAGAGGGATGCCATGGGGAAACCGTATTGCCCCAGTTCGGGTGCCGCCATGAACCAGGGTGCAGGGCCGGGGGTGAACCCAGTGCCACCCCGGATCGGAAGGGTGCGCTACTGATCGCGCGGCGGTTCCCGGCGAGGCTTTGATCAGGCATCCGGGCAGCGGATGCGCACCGATCACCGTCCGCAGGAGTTCCCATGGTCGCCGTCGTCGCCCGCCCCCGTCCCCCCTCCCCCCGTCCCGCGGTCGCCGTCCGGCGCCGGCCGCGCTCCGCGCCCGGCCCCGTCGCGCGACGGACGGCGGGAGGCCGGCGGCTCGGCTGGGCGTTCATCGGAGGCGCCGCGGCGCTGGTGCCCTGGATGTGGATGCTCGCCGCCACCATGCCGCCCACCACCACGGTGTCGAACTGGTCCACCGCCTGGTTGGGGCTGGACGCGATGGAGGCCGCCGCGCTGCTCGGCACCGGCGTGCTGCTCCTGCGACGCGATCCGCGCCACGGCCTGGGCGCCGCCGCGGCCGGGACGCTGCTGGCCGTCGACGCCTGGTTCGACGTGATGACCGCCCCGCCCGGCGGGGAGCGGGCGATGGCGATCGCCCTGGCCGCGGGGGTGGAACTGCCGCTGGCCGCACTGTGCGCCACCCTCGCCGCGCGGGCGTTCCGGCCCCGCGGGCCGGTGGTCGACCATGAGATGAAGGACAGATGGCAAAGGCTTGTCGGGAGTACGCCAGACGGGTGAAACCAGACGAGCCGGACGTCTAGAGTGAGTGCCACGTGGGGCCCTCTCGCGGGAGGGCCCTTTGCCCTGCCTGCACGATCAGAGGTCCCCCATCATGAACGACCACGAGGTGCACGAGGAGTGCCTGCGGCTCCTCCGGGACGGCCTTCCCGTCCCCGCTCCCGCCGCCTTCGCCGAAGGCCGGGACTACCTTCCGCTCGGGCTCGACAAGGACGGCGACGTCGCCGTTGTCACGTTCCTTTACCAGTGGGGGGACTCCGCGCCCTCGTTCATCGAGGGCTGGACGTTCCACCGCCGCGACGGCGAGTGGATGGAGCTGGGCGGCGCAGGCGGGTCGGCCCCCGACGAGCCGCTGGCGCGCCGCTCGTCCGGCGAGATGGGGCGGCATCTGCTCAAGTACGGGTCGGCCCGGACGGTGCGCAACGCCAACCGGCTGCTGCCATGGGGCGCCAAGTGGGTGAACGAGGCGCGGCTGCGGGCCTCGGCCGAGGTCGCGCGGGTGCGGGTCGGCAAGCGGATCCTGGACGTCCCCGAGCACGGGCACGTCGTCGTGGTCTGGGGCGCCCGCCGGGGCCCGGTCATCGAGGCGCTCGCCTCCGACGGCGCGGTGCTGGACGTCATGGACCTGGACCGCCCGTCCGTCCCGGTGGCGTCCCAGGGCTGATATTTGACCGTTCGTTCTCGAACGGCCTATCGTCGTCGGCATGGCACGGACGAAAGAGTTCGATCCGGACGCCGCGCTGCTGCGCGCGCTGGAGCTGTTCTGGGAGCGCGGCTACGAGGCGACCTCCATGGCCGATCTCGTGGCGCACCTCGGCATCGCCCGGGCCAGCGTCTACGCCACGTTCGGCGGCAAGCGCGAGCTGTACCTGAAGGCCCTCGAACGCTACCTCCGCGACACCGACCCGAAGATCGCCGAGGCGCTGTCGCAGCCCGGGCCCGTGCTGCCGGCGGTCCTCGCGCTGATCGAGGGCTACGCCGAGGAGTCGGCGCACGGCCGGCCCCGCCTCGGCTGCCTCGTGGTGAACACCGCGGTCGAACTGGCCGCGCGCGACGCCGAGGCCGCGCGCCTGGTCGAGGCGAGCTGGAACTTCCTGGAGGCCTCGCTCACCACGGCGCTGACCCGGGCCCGGGCCCAAGGCGAACTGTCCCCGGACAAGGACCCCCGCGCGCTGGCCCGTCTCCTGCTCGTCCTCTTCCAGGGCATGCGCGTCCTCGGCCGCGCCCCCGCCGACGACCACCGCCTCCGCGACGCGACCCGCCAGGCCGCCGCCCTCTTCACCTGACCGGACCCGCCCCGCCGCCCGGCGGGGCTTCTTTCGCCCCCTATTCAAGACCGATCGATCTAATATTTTGGGAGACACGCCATGCCCTTCGACGGCAAGATCGTCCTCATCACCGGCGGCGCGGGCGGCATCGGCCGCGCCACCGCGCACGCCTTCGCCCGCGAGGGCGCGACCGTCGTCCTGGCCGGACGCGACGCGGCGGCGCTGGCCGAGGCGGTGAAGGAGATCGGCCCCGGCCGGGCCGACCATGTCGTCGCGGACGTGGCCGACCCCGCGTCGGCCGCCGGGATGGTCGAGGCGGTCGCGGGCCGCCACGGCGGCCTCCACGTCGCCGTCAACAACGCCGGGATCTTCGGCGCCACCGGACCCGTCGCCGACGTCGACGCCACCGCCTGGAACGACGTCCTGGCGGTGAACCTGACCGGCGTTTTCCTGTCGATGAAGCACGAGATCGCCCACATGCGCGCCCACGGCGGCGGCGCGATCGTCAACGTCGCGTCCAACATCGGCGCGCACGGGCGCCACCCCGGCCTCGCGGCGTACGCGGCGTCCAAGGCGGCGGTCAGCGTCCTCACCCGCACCGCCGCCCTCGACCACGTCGCCGACGGCGTCCGCGTCAACGCCGTCAGCCCGGGCGCCACCGACACGCCGATGTCGCTGCGCCCCGGCGAGACGCCCGCCGAGCGCGCCGAGCGGATGCGCGCCGCCGCGCCGTCGGGCCGTGTGGCCGACACCGCCGAGGTGGCCGAGACCATCCTGTGGCTGGCCTCGGACGCGTCGTCCCATGTTGTCGGCCACGACCTGGTCGTCGACGGAGGCGTCACCGCCTGACGACGCTTTCCGGGCGGTACACCGGGCAGACTCCCTGCATGGCCATCACACCCGATCACGACTCCGGCCCGGAACGCTTCCGCCTCGCCGCCAGGGTCACCAGGAAGTACCTGATCGGGGCTCGGAGCCTGCACGACCACATCGCCTTCAAGCTGCTGGGCTCGGGCGCGTCGCGCGTCCTGGACATCGGCTGCGGGGAGGGCGCCCTCAGCGACGCCCTCCCCCACCCGCCGCCGTTCCGGCTCGTGGGGCTGGACGTCTCCGCCGACCTGGTGTCCGCCCACCCGGCGCCGCGCCTGCGGGCCGACGCGCTGCGCCTGCCGTTCCGGGACGGGACCTTCGACGCCGCCGTGGGCCTGAACCTGCTCCCCCAGTTGGACGACCCCGGACGGGCGCTGCGCGAGGCCCGGCGCATCCTCGCCCCGGGCGGCCTCCTCCTGGTCAGCGCGATCTGCCGGACCGACAGCCCCGAACTGTCGCCGGTGTGGCGCCCCGAGCCGACCACGTTCGACGCCGAGGAGGCCCCGGCCCGCGTCGGCGAGGTCTTCGGCGAGGTCGAGGTGGAGCGCTGGGACGCCCCCCTGATCACCCTCCCCGACCAGGCCGCCGTCCGCGACTACCTGATCGCCCGGCGGGTCCCCCGTCCCCAGGCCACCGAGGCCGCCACCCGCCTCCGCACACCCCTCCCGGTGACGAAACGAGGCTCCCTGGTCCTAGCCCGCCGGTGAGGGGTCGGCGGCCCGCCCGCCACGGGCACTACAGCCATCCACGTTCCTTCGCGGTGCGGGCGGCGGTGTGGCGGTTGTCGGCGCCCAGTTTGGTGACGGCGGCGGAGAGGTAGTTGCGGACGGTGCCCTCGGAGAGGCCCAGCGTGCGCGCGATGCGGGAGACGGGGGCGCCGTCGGCGGCGGCGCGCAGGGTGTCGAGCTCGCGCGGGGTGAGGGGGCACTCCTCGGCGGCGAGCGCGTCGGCGGCGAGCTGGGGGTCGATGTAGCGGGCGCCCCCGGCGACCTGCCGGATGACCTCGGCGAGCCGGCGGCCGGGGGCGTCCTTGCCGAGGAAGCCGCGGACGCCGGCGGCCATGGCGCGCCGCAGGTTGCCGGGGCGGCCGTGCGCGGTCACGATCACCAGGCGGCAGGCGGGCAGCTCGCGGGACAGCCGCTCGGCCGCGGCGAGACCGTCCAGTCCGGGCATGTCGATGTCGAGGACGGCGACGTCGGGCCTGAGGGCGAGGGCGCGCTCGACGGCCTCGTCGCCGCGCCCGACGTCGGCGGCGACCTCGATGCCGTCCTCGGCCTCCAGCAGCAGGACGAGCGCCTCCCTGATCAGGAGGTGGTCGTCGGCGAGCAGCACGCGGATCATGCGTCTCCCTTCGCGGGGACCGAGGCCGTCACCCGGAACGTCCCGTCGCCCGCGGGGCCCGCCCGGAAGCGGCCGCCGGCGGCCGTGATCCGTTCGGCGAGCCCGGCCAGGCCGCTGCCGGCGTCCCCGGCGCCGCGGCGCGCGGCGCCGTCGTTGACGACCTCCAGCTGGACGCGGTCGCGGCCGGCCCGGAGGGTGATCTCGCACCAGCTGGCGCTGGAGTGCCGCAGCACGTTGGTGGCGGCCTCGCGGGCGACCCAGCCGAGCGGCTCGTGAACGTGGGCGGGCAGCTCCGGCGACACCTCGGGGCGCTCGCAGCGGATCCCGGCGGCGCGCAGGACGGCGGACATGCCGTCCAGCTCGGTGCGCAGGGACGTGGCGCGATAGCCGCGGACGACCTCGCGCACGTCCCGCACCGCGTCCCGCGCCATCGTCTGGATCTCGGTCAGCTCCTTGCGGACGCGGCCGTCGTCGCGTTCGACGAACCGTTCGGCCACCTCGGCGCGCAGCGCGACGGCCTGGAGGCTGTGGCCGAGCACGTCGTGCAGGTCGCGGGCGAACCGGAGGCGCTCCTCCCCCACCGCGGACCGGGCCAGCTCCGCGCGCGCCTCCCGGAGCTCCTGGACGACGTGGAACAGCCAGACCGTGACGTATCCGGAGAAGGCGCCGAGCGGCACGCCCGTCACCTCGTACAGGACGGTCAGCGCGGGGAGCCCGAGGAGCACGCCGTAGACGGGGGTCAGGACGGTCGCCGCCGCGGTCACGGCGATCGCCTCGCGCACCGGGAGCACGACGGCGATCAGCCCGGCGGGGACCAGGAGTGCGTTGCCCCAGCCCTGACCGGTGTCGAGCAGCGGCGGCAGCGCCCAGCAGATCGCCGCGATCGCGGCGAGCCCGAGCCTGTGCGCGGGGGCGGTGCGGCGCATCAGGTTCTGCCAGAGGAGGCGGGCGTAGAGGGCGAAGGCGGCGCCGGCCCCGAGGAGGGCCAGGATCAGGCGGCCGGCGTCCCGCCGGTCGACGATCTCGTACCAGAGCGCCGGCAGCAGGAACCCGGCCAGCGTCAGCGCCGTCATCCCCACGATGATCGCGGCGATGACGGTGGGCCGGGGGATCCTGGGCTGCACGCGCCCAGCGTATGCGGCCGTCAAGGGGGGCGCGGGGGCTCAGGCGGCGCGGAGGCGGGCGGCGTCCCGTCCGGTGACCAGGCGGCCCTCGTCCAGGATCCCGACCCGGTCGGCGCGGCACGCCTCGTCCGGGTCGCGGGTCGTGACCACCACGGCGACCCCGTCCGCGGCCAGTCTCGCCAGGACCGACCACACCTCGCGCGCGGCGGCGCCGCCGAGCCCGGCGGTGGGCTCGTCGAGGACGAGCACGTCCGACCGTCCGACCAGGGCCAGCGCCAGGTCGAGCAGGCGCCGCCGCCCCGCGGTCAGCCGCTCGAACGGCACGTCGGCGAGCCGGGCGAGGCCGACCAGGCGCAGCGCCTCGTCGCGGGTGAGCGGGTCGAGGGTCCAGCGCCGCCAGGTGTCGACCACCTCGGCGACGGTCAGTCCCGGGAACAGGCCGCCGTCGCGCCAGACGGCGCCGGCGCGCGCGGCGTCCCGGTCGGTGTAGGGGTCGGCGCCGCGAAGCCGGACGGTTCCGCCGGTGGGCCGCCGCAGTCCCGCGAGGATCTCCAGGAGGGCCGTCTTGCCGGAGCCGTAGCGGCCCAGCAGCGCGTACACCTCGCCCTGCGCCACGGTGAACGAGACGGTGCGCACGGCCTCGTTCAGGTCCAGGTCGCGTACCTCGATCACAGGTGCCTTCATGGCCTCCATGCTGTCCGGCGGGCGCGCGGGCGTGCAGTCACGGACGTCAGGAAACGATCATGAAGTTCTCAGGGGTGGCCCATGACGAATGTCATGGTTCGGCGATCGCCCATCCGGAGGGCGGGACGACGGCGCCGTCCCTGGAGAAGGCCGCGTCCCCCGCCACGCACGTCCAGCCGGCGTCGGGCAGGCTCACCTTCGCGGGCTCCTCGCCCGCGTTCAGGACGACTCCCAGCCGCTCGGGACCGCTCTCCACGGTGTAGGAGAAGGCCGTGTTGGTCAAGGTGGCAGCCGTGGACCGGGCCCGGACCAGCCACGGATGGCGCCGTCTCACTCCGATCAGGTCCTGGTGAAGGCGGTGGTGGACGCCGCCGTGACCGGGGACCTCGCCGGGGCGGGCGGGGAACGGCGGCCGTATGGCGTCGTCTCCGCCTTCGCGGTCCTCCTTGACGCCCTCGAAGGCGAACTCGTCCCCCGCGTAGATCGACGGGACGCCGCCGACGGTCATCAGGATCACGAGTGCGTGGGCCAGATCGCGCCGTTCGGTCAGCCGGGTGGCGATGCGGGTCACGTCGTGATTGCCGATGAAGGTCTGCGGGGCGAACGTGGCCAGCATCCCGTTGTGGCGGTCCAGTGCGTGGGCGAGTTCGAAGAAGTTCCGGTCGTTCAGCGAGCTCCAGATGGCCTTCCACAGCTCGTACTGGGTGACGGAGTCGAATCCCGCCTGCTTCACAACGCCCGCGTAGTCGCCATGGATGACCTCGCCGACGAGCCAGGCATCGGGAAAGCGCGCGCGGACGCGGTCGGTGACCGTCCGCCAGAAGTCCGGTGGGACGGCGTAGGCGGCGTCGAGGCGCCATCCGTCTATGCCGCGCTCCAGCCAGTGGGTCATGACGTCGGTGACGTAGTCGGCGACCTCGGGTTCGGCGTGGTTCAGGGTGACGAGCCTGTCGTGGCCCTCGAACGTGCGCAGGTCGGCATGGAACCACTTGCGGTACGCGGAGGCGTCGCCCTTGGCGGCGACATCGGCGAACGGGACGAACCCGCGCCCGACGTGGTTGAAGACGCCGTCGAGCAGCACGCGGACACCCCTGCCGGACGCCTCGTCGATCAGCCGCCGCAGGTCGTCCTCTCCGCCGAGCCGGGGATCGACCCGGTAGTGGTCGACGGTGTCGTAGCCATGTGTCTCGGACGCGAACACCGGGCCGAGCGCGAGTCCGTTGCAGCCGAGGCCGACGAGATGGTCGAGCCAGCCGGTGATCCGGCCGAGCCGCGGTTCAGGGGCGGCGGCGGCCTCACGTTCGGCACCGACGAAGCCGAGGGGATAGACATGCCACCAGATGGCGTGATCGGGCCAGCGCATGCGCCCCTCCCTACCCGGAAAATCATTACGTAACCGCGAACTATTCGGCCAGGCGTTCCATGAGCCGGGCGGCCACCCGCAGGAGGTCGAGTTCAGCCTCCGACAGCCCGGCGAGGGCTCCCGCCAGCCAGGCTTCGCGCTCGGCGACGTCGCGCCGCAGCGCCTCGGCACCCCGCTCGGTGAGGGCCAGCACGACCTGGCGCCTGTCCCGGTCGGCGCGGGCCCGGGAGATCAGCCCCTCGGCCTCCAGTTCGGCGAAGACACGCGTCAGGGACTGCGGGCGCTGCCCTTCCGCCCCGGCGACCTCGCCCGCCGTGCCGGGACCGTTCCGGTACAGGTGGCCGAGCACGGTGAGCTTGTTCAAGCTCAGCGCCTCGGGCGACCTGGCCGTGCGCATCCGGCGCGACATGCGCATGACCCCGTGCCGGATCTCCGTCACGGCCTCCGTTGACACTCGCTCCATAATGCTACGCTATCACTTACTAATTAGGAGGCGGTCATGGCTCTCGACAGAGCGCGGGTCCGTTCGGCGCCGCCGGCCGCCGTCACCATGGCGGCCGTCCTCGCCGCCTTCGGTTCGGCGCTTGTGCTGGAACAACTCGCCCACCCGGGCGTCGACGCCGTCGTGCAGGCGGTCGTCCTGACCGTCACGCTCGCCGGAGCCCAGCGGGGCATACCGCCGGCCGACCGGCTCGCCGCCTGCGTCGTCATGCCCCTCGTCGCCCTTGCCATGGCCGCGCTGGGGGCGCTCATGTCCGACCACCGCGTGGCGGGCGACGCCGCTTTCATGCTCCTCGTCACGTCCGCCATCTGGATCCGCAGGTTCGGGCGCCGTTTCGCGCGCGTGGGCACGCTCATGACGCTTCCGGCGGTGGCCCTTCTCGTCGTCCCGCACGCGCATGCACCGGGACACCTCGTGTGGGCACCGGTCATGGCACTGATCGCGTGGTTCTGGGTCACGGCGTTCCAGTTGCTCGCCGACCACGTGACCGCGACCGGCCCTGCCGGCACGGAGGGACCGGAAAGACGGAGCCCGGTCAGTGGGCGGATGGCCGCCCAGATGGCGGTCGCCCTGGCCGCCGCGTTCACCGCAGGCCATCTGCTCTTCCCCGGCCACTGGTCCTGGGTCGTCCTCACCGCGTTCATCGTGTGCAACGGCGCCCTTGGGCAAGGAGACGCGTTGCACAAGGGCTTCCTGCGCACGCTCGGCGCGGCCGGTGGCACCCTTCTGGCCACCCTCTTGGCGGGGATGTCCGGTCCGGGGAACCGGTGGTCCGTCGCGCTCGTCTTCGTCGTGCTGGGTGTCGCCGTC is a genomic window of Actinomadura citrea containing:
- a CDS encoding class I SAM-dependent methyltransferase produces the protein MAITPDHDSGPERFRLAARVTRKYLIGARSLHDHIAFKLLGSGASRVLDIGCGEGALSDALPHPPPFRLVGLDVSADLVSAHPAPRLRADALRLPFRDGTFDAAVGLNLLPQLDDPGRALREARRILAPGGLLLVSAICRTDSPELSPVWRPEPTTFDAEEAPARVGEVFGEVEVERWDAPLITLPDQAAVRDYLIARRVPRPQATEAATRLRTPLPVTKRGSLVLARR
- a CDS encoding sensor histidine kinase, giving the protein MASLSAARRVRVHAPWSAAAWRDTVFVASGVPLQLAGWLILGSLWTVWTPMRVTPILLLTGASVLLLLLALRPLTSWQRERCWAMLGLDIPRMPGFDDGRAWDALRDLRSPELWRVVQYHLLAGPFLALGGLVVIAAWAAGLALATSATYAWAVHSTDRLVDHPQRFAVLTAVGVLLLAAAPWAAAGVRLLDARAAAALLGPDRAKELQRRVEDLAEKRASVVDAADIERRRIERDLHDGAQQRLVSLALNLGLARETLTGVPDEAMRVIVEAHEEAKAALTELRGLIRGLHPAVLEDRGLDAALSGVAARVPLPVRLRVDIEPRASSTVEAVAYFVVSEALTNVVKHARANEVDVRVARRGDALLVTVRDDGAGGADPAAGTGLTGLARRVRSVDGTFRITSPAGGPTTVTVELPCAL
- a CDS encoding TetR/AcrR family transcriptional regulator — its product is MARTKEFDPDAALLRALELFWERGYEATSMADLVAHLGIARASVYATFGGKRELYLKALERYLRDTDPKIAEALSQPGPVLPAVLALIEGYAEESAHGRPRLGCLVVNTAVELAARDAEAARLVEASWNFLEASLTTALTRARAQGELSPDKDPRALARLLLVLFQGMRVLGRAPADDHRLRDATRQAAALFT
- a CDS encoding methionine ABC transporter permease; this translates as MSWDEVMPLLWPATRETLYMTGVATLFTAVLGLLAGVLLVITERGGLLPAPPVNGVLGVVVNIGRSLPFLILMVAIIPFTRAVVGTSIGNAAAIVPLTVGAIPFYARLVEIALREVDPGVVAAADAMGATRREIVGKVLLREARPGLVSGLTVTVIALIGYTAMAGTVGGGGLGNLAVVYGYERFETKVMVSTVALLVVIVLIIQAAGDLVARRLTHK
- a CDS encoding methionine ABC transporter ATP-binding protein, producing the protein MIQIEKLRKVYRGRGREVTAVDGVDLTVAEGEVFGVLGRSGAGKSTLLRCVNLLERPDEGRVVVGGRDLLALRGGELRRARQGIGMIHQHFGLLGSRTVAGNVAFPLEVMGVPRAERAGRVAELLDLVGLTEHAKAHPAKISGGQKQRVGIARALAGRPKVLLSDEATSALDPETTASILELLRDLNRRLGLTILLITHEMDVVKRICDSAAVMREGRFTESGPVPALLARPGSELARGLFPLPPAEPRDGTTLVEVTFTGGATDEPFVSALARKYALDVNILGGAVETVGGERVGRLQLELPGDPADNAAQLAFLRESGLAVQVGNPVVGNPVQVGNPVQEDPR
- a CDS encoding response regulator transcription factor, which encodes MIRVLLADDHLLIREALVLLLEAEDGIEVAADVGRGDEAVERALALRPDVAVLDIDMPGLDGLAAAERLSRELPACRLVIVTAHGRPGNLRRAMAAGVRGFLGKDAPGRRLAEVIRQVAGGARYIDPQLAADALAAEECPLTPRELDTLRAAADGAPVSRIARTLGLSEGTVRNYLSAAVTKLGADNRHTAARTAKERGWL
- a CDS encoding SDR family NAD(P)-dependent oxidoreductase yields the protein MPFDGKIVLITGGAGGIGRATAHAFAREGATVVLAGRDAAALAEAVKEIGPGRADHVVADVADPASAAGMVEAVAGRHGGLHVAVNNAGIFGATGPVADVDATAWNDVLAVNLTGVFLSMKHEIAHMRAHGGGAIVNVASNIGAHGRHPGLAAYAASKAAVSVLTRTAALDHVADGVRVNAVSPGATDTPMSLRPGETPAERAERMRAAAPSGRVADTAEVAETILWLASDASSHVVGHDLVVDGGVTA
- a CDS encoding response regulator is translated as MRIVIAEDSVLLRAGLIKLLETSGFEVAAAVGEAEGLLAAVREHRPDAAIVDVRMPPGFTDEGVRAALVMRRETPETAVLLLSQYVEERYAADLLSTSTSGVGYLLKDRVADVSVFLDALRRVASGGTALDPEVVSQLLLRRHRDPLDRLTPREREVLALMAEGRSNAGIAAALVVSESAVAKHINGIFAKLDLPHAEGDHRRVLAVLRFLGGEG